The following proteins are encoded in a genomic region of Arachis stenosperma cultivar V10309 chromosome 4, arast.V10309.gnm1.PFL2, whole genome shotgun sequence:
- the LOC130974862 gene encoding receptor-like protein kinase 5, with the protein MLPFSFMTTFLLLFFCSQPALSLNHEGLLLHQFKNHLTDLDNSLSSWNPSDTSHTTPCHWWGVTCGNATTTPVTITVTPLCTLNGSLPAIPLCPHSTLSIPGNFISDTIPQSLSACRRLRHLDLSQNTLVGTIPSSPPSTTSTSPSTTSPATFSLNSATLFTASIQLLCAESAPKSTQLANLKELWHSGCNLIGPIPNSIGNLTRLENLDLSKNKFTGEIPESLSGLNSVFQIELYENALTGALPRGLFRNELVGSLPSELGSNSLLQIIDVSFNRFSGELPAGLCRWGKLEELLMLFNSFSWKISESLGNCTSLRRVRIGNNNLSGKFQICWVDPDEIGSLNNLLEFHGGNNKLSGRIRDSMAKLIQLGTLDLSYNEMSGEILGWIGGLNILNELNLAHNRFRFSSTIPKELGRLSELTVLDLSSNQFFETLSYVLKDLGNVIAQGGESTGGMRGFSGPYLQLLESCSSLGWLCFM; encoded by the exons ATGCTTCCTTTCAGTTTCATGACCaccttcctcctcttgttctttTGTTCACAACCAGCTCTCTCACTAAACCATGAAGGCCTCCTTCTACACCAATTCAAGAACCACCTAACCGACCTTGACAACTCACTCTCTTCATGGAACCCTTCAGACACAAGTCACACAACCCCGTGCCATTGGTGGGGTGTCACGTGCGGCAACGCCACCACAACTCCCGTAACCATCACCGTCACTCCCCTCTGCACTCTCAACGGCTCACTCCCAGCCATCCCCCTCTGCCCGCACTCCACCCTCTCCATCCCCGGCAACTTCATCTCCGACACCATTCCTCAATCCCTCTCTGCCTGCCGCCGTCTCCGACACCTCGACCTCTCCCAAAACACTCTCGTTGGAACCATTCCTTCCTCACCGCCCTCCACCACCTCGACCTCTCCTTCAACAACCTCTCCGGCGACATTCTCGCTCAACTCAGCCACACTCTTCACCGCCTC CATACAACTCCTTTGCGCCGAGTCAGCTCCCAAGTCAACTCAACTCGCCAACCTCAAAGAACTCTGGCACTCGGGTTGCAACCTCATAGGTCCAATCCCGAATTCCATTGGAAACCTCACGCGCCTCGAGAATCTCGACCTCTCAAAGAACAAATTCACCGGAGAGATACCAGAATCGTTATCGGGGTTGAATAGCGTGTTCCAGATTGAATTATATGAAAACGCGCTCACCGGCGCGTTGCCGAGGGGTTTGTTTAGAAACGAACTCGTTGGGAGCTTGCCGAGTGAACTCGGTAGTAACTCGCTGTTACAGATCATCGACGTCTCTTTTAACCGTTTTTCCGGCGAGTTGCCGGCGGGTTTGTGCCGGTGGGGAAAGTTGGAGGAGTTGCTCATGTTGTTCAATTCTTTTTCCTGGAAAATTTCGGAGAGCCTCGGAAATTGCACGAGCCTGAGGAGGGTTAGAATTGGGAACAATAACTTGTCTGGAAAG TTTCAAATTTG TTGGGTTGATCCTGATGAAATTGGATCATTGAATAACCTTTTGGAGTTTCATGGTGGTAATAATAAGCTTTCTGGTAGAATCCGTGATAGCATGGCCAAATTGATCCAGTTGGGTACTCTTGATTTGAGCTATAATGAAATGTCTGGTGAAATTCTGGGTTGGATTGGCGGTTTGAATATACTCAATGAGCTTAATTTGGCACATAATAGGTTTAGGTTTAGTAGCACAATTCCAAAGGAATTAGGAAGGTTGTCTGAGCTTACTGTCCTTGATCTTTCTAGTAACCAGTTTTTT GAAACCCTGAGCTATGTGTTAAAGGATTTGGGAAATGTCATAGCTCAAGGGGGAGAAAGTACCGGAGGTATGCGTGGATTTTCAGGTCCATATTTGCAGTTGCTGGAATCTTGTTCATCCTTGGGGTGGCTGTGTTTTATGTGA
- the LOC130973737 gene encoding receptor-like protein kinase HSL1: MSEDNVIGSGSSGKVYKVVLSSGAVVAVKKLWRETKNGIGIVGSEKDEFDVEVGTLGKIRHKNIVRLWCCWNSGDSRLLVYEYMPNGNLTDMSKSNKKSLLDWPTRYKIAIDAAEGLSYMHHGIVPSIVHRDVKSSNILLDSEFGAKVADFGVAKIVNGTSQGAESMSVIAGSYGYIAPEYAYTLRVNEKSDIYSFGVVILELVTERPPNHADYGKNDLVKWVSSLLEQKGMDHVIDPALDSTYREEISKVLSVRFLCTNVLPINRSAMWWVVKMLREAATVPRS; this comes from the exons ATGAGTGAAGACAATGTGATAGGGAGTGGATCATCTGGGAAGGTTTACAAGGTTGTTCTAAGCAGTGGTGCTGTTGTAGCTGTCAAGAAATTATGGAGAGAAACCAAGAATGGAATTGGGATTGTTGGTTCTGAAaaagatgaatttgatgttgaagtTGGAACACTAGGAAAAATAAGGCACAAAAATATAGTAAGGTTGTGGTGTTGCTGGAACAGTGGTGACAGCAGGCTCCTGGTTTATGAATATATGCCGAATGGGAACTTGACCGATATGTCGAAGAGTAACAAGAAAAGCTTGTTGGATTGGCCAACAAGGTACAAGATTGCAATTGATGCTGCTGAGGGGCTTTCTTATATGCATCATGGTATTGTGCCATCCATTGTTCATAGGGATGTAAAATCGAGCAACATATTGCTCGACAGCGAGTTTGGAGCAAAAGTGGCTGATTTTGGAGTTGCCAAAATTGTTAATGGAACTAGCCAAGGGGCAGAGTCCATGTCTGTAATTGCAGGCTCTTATGGTTACATCGCACCAG AATATGCATATACTCTTCGGGTGAACGAAAAGAGTGATATTTACAGCTTTGGTGTTGTCATTTTGGAGTTAGTAACCGAAAGACCTCCTAATCATGCAGATTATGGGAAAAATGATCTGGTAAAATGGGTCTCATCCTTGTTGGAACAGAAAGGAATGGATCATGTGATTGATCCTGCCCTTGATTCAACATACAGGGAGGAAATCAGCAAGGTACTTAGTGTGAGGTTTCTCTGCACAAACGTTCTCCCTATAAACCGCTCTGCAATGTGGTGGGTGGTGAAAATGCTTCGGGAAGCAGCAACGGTTCCCAGATCCTGA